The Streptomyces sp. WZ-12 genome segment CGGGACAGCCACCACAGCAGGATGACGGAGAGCCCGTACTGGTGCGAGAAGGGCAGCAGCGGGGCCATCACGTCGTCCGGGCGGTAGCCCAACGCCTCTATGGTGCGCAGCGAGTTGTCCAGCACGGCGGCGCCGGGCTTGACCACGCCCTTGGGGCGCCCGGTGGTGCCCGAGGACCACAGGACCAGCGCGTCGTCGCGGTGGAACCAGGTGCTCAGGTCGACGGCGTCGTCGGGGTGCGGCGGGGCGTCGGCGGCGGGGCGGGGGTAGGGGAGGACGCGGTGGGCCGGGAAGTCGGGGAGGGCCGCCGCAGGGTCGGCGGTGACCTGCCACCGGGCGCGGGACTGGCGGGCGGCCGCGGCGGCGTCCGGCTTGGGCAGCCGGTGGTCCAGCGGGACCAGGGAGGTGTCCAGGTGCATCAGGGCCAGCAGCGTCACGACGTAGTCGACGCTGTTGTCGCCCTGGACCAGGACCCGGTCGCCGGGGCGGACGCCGAGGATCCTCAAGGCGCGGGCGGCGGCGTGGATCCGGTGGTCGAGGGCCGGGCCGCCGAGGCGGGCGGTGCCGTCGGCGGGGGCCGCGGCGCCGTCGAGCAGGTGGGCCGCGGCGATCGGCGGGGCGGGCGCGATGGTGTCGGTCATGGGTGCTCCGATCCCGTGGGGTCGAGGGGGCGCCGGGCCGGTTCCGGTGCGGCGGGGCCCAGCAGCGACGCGGTGGTGGTGGCCACCCAGGTGCCGTCGGGGGCGTGGAAGGCGGACTCCACCGTGAGCAGCGGGCGGCCGGCGAGGGTGCCGGCGGCGGCGATCCGGACGGTGGCCCGCAGGGTCTCCCCGGCGTGGACGGGGCGGGCCAGGCGCACCGACTGCTCTCGGTGCACCGCACCCTCGGGTGTGAACCCGGGCTGCCGGGCGAGGAGTTGGTCCT includes the following:
- a CDS encoding MaoC family dehydratase, whose product is MPEEPVGPAPAVTRTHTLDRNHLAAYAAALGGTPHPAHTDPAAARALGHPDVIAPPTYLAVLAAGAEDQLLARQPGFTPEGAVHREQSVRLARPVHAGETLRATVRIAAAGTLAGRPLLTVESAFHAPDGTWVATTTASLLGPAAPEPARRPLDPTGSEHP